The genomic segment TGTGAATGAACTTGTGTAAGACCTTTGGCAAGAGTTCAGAGTGTTCCTGAAGTCGGAGGAGTCGTATTAGCGACGGGGCGAAGACCGGCGATGCTTTCGCTTAAATGATGAGCCGCGGGATTCGAAAGCCGACACCCTTCTTCTACCGGGGCACTTCATCCGTGAGGCTATTGTATGGATTATCGAGAGCACATCGGTAGATAGTATCGGGGTGATTTTTTCAATAGTTGGCGCCATATTTCTTGCGTACTGCACGTGTGCTACTACATTTAGTTTGGTGATATCTGACTCACATGCTCCTGTTACCTCAAGTCATCTCGATCATCTCCCTAAGCGCCACTGAAACATCTGACCGCTCGAAATCGTGCAATTTCAACGTTTTCGGACGCAGAAACCTCCTTACCTTCTTTCAATATGGTCAAAGTCGCTGTTTTGGGTGCCTCGGGGCAGATTGGACAACCCTTAAGTCTCCTACTCAAATCGGTATGACTCCAAAAGCCTCATTCATACGGTATCCAGCGTAAGGCAACTGACATACTTCATCATAGTCACTTCTTGTGACAGATCTTAGACTTTACGATGTTGTTCACGCTGTGGGCGTAGCTACGGATCTCAACCACATTGATACTCCTTCAGTCGTTAAGGGCTATCTCCCCGAGAATGATGGTCTTCAAAAGGCTCTTAGCGGGACGGAAGTCGTACTGATCTCTGCTGGCATTGCTCGCAAGCCGGGCATGACTCGTGATGGTTAGGCCTTCAGCTCCAGCACAACCTGAATCTTTGGGCTTACGCACTTTTAGACTTGTTCAAGACCAACGCCAGCGTCATTGCAGACTTGGCTGCTGGTGTTGCCCAATTCTGCCCGAAAGCATTTGTTGCAATTATCACCAATCCAGTCAACAGCACAGTCCCCATTGCGGCCGAAGTGTTGAAGAAGCACAGAGTTTTCGACCCCAAGCGCTTGTTTGGCGTCACGACACTGGATGTTGTGCGCGGATCCAAGTTTGTTGCTGATGTCCTTGGCAATATCAGCCCACAGGATCTCAAGGTACCTGTTGTTGGCGGGCATTCCGGAGCAACAATCTTGCCGTTGATTAGCCAATCCCAGCCCTCAGTACAGCTTAGCCAAGAGCAGATTGAGGCTATCACAAACAGTAAGTTCATTCGTCATGAAGATGGTAAACGCGCAAGTTGATGTAGCATTTGCAGGAGTCCAATTCGGCGGGGACGAAATTGTCAAAGCCAAGACCGGTGCTGGGTCTGCGACAACATGTATGGCGTACGCTGGTTTCCGGTAAGTCCAGTCCTTTTAAGAAATACATCTGTTTAGTCCATGAATAGTTGCTTATCATGATACCCTCCTAGCTTTGCTCAAGCCATTATCAAGGCTTCTCAAGGTCAGAGTGGTATCGTGGAGCCTGCCTATGTCTACCTCCCTGGGTTGCAAGGAGGTGAGGCTGTTGCCCACAAGCTCGGAGTGAGCTATTTTGCTGTCCCGGTGACCTTCGGGCCTGGCGGTGCCGAGACCGCGCATCCCATTGGATCTTTGTCTGATTATGAAGAGGGTCTTTTGAAGGTGGCCGTTAATGAACTCGGAGGAAACATCAAAAAGGGAGAGGCTTTCATCCAGTCACAGGCGTAAAGAGACCAGCCATTGCCAGGGTAGACAATTGACAGCGACATTGGTTCTAATGTGATTCTtactgcctacctagaccagTCTTCTCTTAGCTAAGATTGAGCGATGACGTAGCTTGACCACGTTGCCTTTTGAACTTCAAAGAATCAGTAAGCCGCCGCGCCCTTGATCAGATTCGAAGTCCAACTGAAAGACTTCACAGGCGCCAAACGACGAAGCTTTCGCTCTTAGTATGGATATTGTGCTTCTGCACCTGCATCGTTCACAATGTCCAGCAGTGAACCCCATGTAGCTCCATCGAACATGTCGAAAAAGTTGTCAGTGACTCCAAACTGTCTTTCCATGACCTGATTGGATGGGTTTCTGTTGCGATCCGGAAATGTTGTGGGTATGGGAGCAAAATAGGAACTCATAGATGAGGTGTTGTTTTGAAAATTGAAGTCAGCCGGCGAGAAAAGCTGGCTGGCATCGGTTGGACGAGTCTGACTCTGGTTTGGCCGGGGGCTGTTTGGGTTGAAGTCGGATGTCTCGAAGTTGAAATGATTCTGTCTTTGGCTTTCATAGACCCTTGGAACGGGATTGCTATCTCTTAGCCGTTGGGCTGGAATCGGGCTTCGAGTGTTATGGTTGGTGTTTGATATTGGTAGTTGCCGTCGCGGAGACATTGTACCGAGATTTATGGGCTGATCTTGTCGCCCAGACGCATTAGTGCCTCTTATCCTCTTCTTGCTTCGCTTGGCAGACTTTTGTGTGACATCTTGACCATCCTCATGATCTGAGCCCTCAGTGGTATCTTTTCGGACTCTCTTATGTGTTTTAGGTCCCTGTGTGATACCCTGAAGCAGGACAGATAGGACTTCTCTGCAGTGTCGAGCCATTGCCCATCGTTTTGTCAACTTGTTTAACAGTTGCAGCGAAGATTCGATTCCTCTACTTTCCCATTAGCGAATTGGTAAAACACTCCAGCTGGCAACTTTGATGATACGCACGATATAGCTTTCTCAACATTGCAAACTTTGAGTCGCGCTGCTAGAGCCAGCACTAGACCACTCATCCACACAGCTGACATGTATCCAGGCCAAAACAAAGGACCCCCCAATTCTGAATACTGCTCAATGATGCGGAGTATCGCGTAGGCAGCATTTATGCTAGTCTGTAATGCGTCACGGAACTCTGCACGTCTTGAGTCAAGTGAAAGAGAGGGACGATTAAGTAAAAGTATGGTGTAATAGTAACTGACGAAGGGAAAGACGGTGGGGTCCGGAGTTAGCTGTGGTATGTCTTGTAAGGCTGGGGTGAAGCGCGGCTCTGTGAGATCGTTGCCATAGGCCGTCACATCCGCCTTCAGGAACAAAATTGTCTGATCATCCATTTCTCTAGCATGAATAGACTTGTGGAAGACTTCTAGAACTCTTCCCACTAGCTGTGAGTGCCGAACATGATGTTCTAAAACAGCTTGTGTCTCTTGACGGTGGCGGAGACTCGCGGCAGCCTTGGGTGATATGCTGGATGGCGGAGGGTCGGTACTGGCTCTCTCATGTCTACCGGGTTCCTCGTCTACCTCAGGCGAGGTCTCCGTGGTCTTATCTTGAACCGCTGGAGATGATACCAACCGTTCGGGGTGGTTTGCAGGTAGGTGTAGGAAGGTGTTCTCCACTTGGCCGTGAAGATCTGACTTTGCAACTAGTTCATAGAGGTCTCGCTGGCCTGGCGGGCATACGTCGATGTCTGAGTCCTAAATGCCATTCTGTCACGAGTTATAGCACGCAGCAAtaggcatacggagtgtagtaaaagtggcttaactattaaagtagaaatagacaaaaggagaaggtctatatatacgatctCTAAGATAAACACGTAATTTAGcacgtaacgggcactttataaggtgcgatt from the Colletotrichum lupini chromosome 3, complete sequence genome contains:
- a CDS encoding malate dehydrogenase, whose protein sequence is MVKVAVLGASGQIGQPLSLLLKSSLLVTDLRLYDVVHAVGVATDLNHIDTPSVVKGYLPENDGLQKALSGTEVVLISAGIARKPGMTHLFKTNASVIADLAAGVAQFCPKAFVAIITNPVNSTVPIAAEVLKKHRVFDPKRLFGVTTLDVVRGSKFVADVLGNISPQDLKVPVVGGHSGATILPLISQSQPSVQLSQEQIEAITNRVQFGGDEIVKAKTGAGSATTCMAYAGFRFAQAIIKASQGQSGIVEPAYVYLPGLQGGEAVAHKLGVSYFAVPVTFGPGGAETAHPIGSLSDYEEGLLKVAVNELGGNIKKGEAFIQSQA
- a CDS encoding Zn(II)2Cys6 transcription factor — encoded protein: MPLEDSDIDVCPPGQRDLYELVAKSDLHGQVENTFLHLPANHPERLVSSPAVQDKTTETSPEVDEEPGRHERASTDPPPSSISPKAAASLRHRQETQAVLEHHVRHSQLVGRVLEVFHKSIHAREMDDQTILFLKADVTAYGNDLTEPRFTPALQDIPQLTPDPTVFPFVKFRDALQTSINAAYAILRIIEQYSELGGPLFWPGYMSAVWMSGLVLALAARLKVCNVEKAISGIESSLQLLNKLTKRWAMARHCREVLSVLLQGITQGPKTHKRVRKDTTEGSDHEDGQDVTQKSAKRSKKRIRGTNASGRQDQPINLGTMSPRRQLPISNTNHNTRSPIPAQRLRDSNPVPRVYESQRQNHFNFETSDFNPNSPRPNQSQTRPTDASQLFSPADFNFQNNTSSMSSYFAPIPTTFPDRNRNPSNQVMERQFGVTDNFFDMFDGATWGSLLDIVNDAGAEAQYPY